A single region of the Colletotrichum destructivum chromosome 12, complete sequence genome encodes:
- a CDS encoding Putative CID domain-containing protein: MASAPPVLALEVALKAIPDHKAPGITGTRIAAMTSICVDNVQYESALVQKLFTYFTIATPPYKLGVLYVIDSVIRKWLAQARSRQQVYDENAADGTCGAGAHRLTVLMPNLIDDLLRALPDGYKDKLHKLIVIWRKASTFPDEMIESFQSKLEATPVPVPNFQGQNQGEPQCSGQSQIHKQSQHGGPDHNNGQQQNGNQTYSQPQIPAQAQSITQVPTYLPNLLPRPHSIMPQEQQQQQLQQQQPQPTAPPMNSQQFPYSMPPFTNSNLTAPNPARFLLPSAQSQGPPTRIQFSDQPRIPKLPRQVAGVYPNTAQQMAMFRMTPSQGTATDRFAVVLTSVSGSHNGVAPVVSTAPAASSLSTPPAPAITAVQNHYISGQGHGGSAQPNDNLDQHRYDNRARFGWPSRRDSRVKRRGSKHRQRNLPLSRDGSRSNGSRHGSNDKRVELDRSLSAGHIKSLSRSLLSRSMQTRWSVGFGPRDASDYGNNSRPIVPGLVVEAPDIEHGVGVSPKAISRRMQRGKSGNDGPRSVPGGLDACHDDPGRRSRNRGNRRGNPPDGEKDSVTNGQPPPQPFPLGIGTLHNDMTTHTRASRSRPPRATISRSILSLP; the protein is encoded by the exons ATGGCTTCCGCTCCCCCTGTCTTGGCCCTAGAAGTCGCCCTCAAAGCCATCCCAGACCACAAGGCTCCTGGCATTACGGGCACTCGCATTGCTGCCATGACCAGCATCTGTGTTGACAACGTTCAG TATGAGTCGGCCCTCGTCCAGAAGCTGTTCACCTACTTCACGATAGCAACTCCTCCTTACAAGCTCGGCGTTCTATATGTTATAGACTCAGTGATCCGTAAGTGGCTTGCGCAGGCTAGAAGCCGTCAGCAAGTTTACGATGAGAATGCCGCAGATGGCACTTGCGGTGCTGGCGCGCATCGACTGACGGTGCTGATGCCTAACCTCATCGATGACCTGCTTCGAGCTTTGCCCGACGGCTACAAG GACAAGTTGCATAAGTTGATTGTAATTTGGCGCAAGGCCTCGACGTTCCCCGATGAAATGATAGAGTCATTCCAGAGCAAGCTGGAGGCTACGCCTGTCCCCGTTCCAA ATTTCCAAGGACAGAACCAGGGAGAGCCTCAATGCAGCGGCCAGAGCCAGATCCACAAACAATCTCAGCATGGCGGTCCTGATCACAACAATGGCCAACAGCAGAATGGCAACCAGACCTATAGCCAACCCCAGATCCCCGCCCAGGCACAGAGTATCACGCAGGTGCCAACCTACCTGCCGAACCTGCTCCCCAGACCCCATAGTATCATGCCTCaggagcaacagcaacagcaactgcagcagcagcagccgcagccgacTGCGCCTCCCATGAACTCCCAACAGTTCCCATACTCAATGCCTCCCTTTACGAACAGCAATCTCACCGCGCCAAATCCAGCCCGGTTTCTTCTGCCATCGGCTCAGTCCCAGGGCCCGCCTACTAGGATACAGTTTTCAGACCAGCCTCGGATACCCAAGCTGCCTCGCCAGGTCGCCGGTGTCTACCCCAACACCGCTCAGCAGATGGCGATGTTTCGGATGACCCCCAGTCAAGGCACTGCTACCGACAGGTTTGCTGTCGTGCTCACGTCCGTCAGCGGCAGCCATAACGGTGTTGCTCCCGTGGTATCTACTGCCCCAGCGGCCTCTAGCCTTTCGACCCCGCCTGCTCCAGCCATCACCGCTGTGCAGAATCACTACATCTCGGGACAGGGACATGGCGGCTCTGCTCAGCCCAACGATAACCTCGACCAGCATCGGTACGACAACCGCGCTCGATTCGGATGGCCCAGCCGCCGTGATAGTAGAGTCAAGCGTCGAGGCAGCAAGCATCGTCAGCGTAATCTGCCGCTGAGCCGCGATGGTAGCCGCAGCAACGGCTCTCGCCACGGTTCAAACGACAAGCGGGTCGAACTCGACCGATCTCTTTCCGCCGGCCACATCAAGAGTCTCAGCCGAAGCCTTCTGAGCAGAAGCATGCAGACTAGATGGAGTGTAGGCTTTGGTCCGCGTGATGCTAGCGACTACGGCAATAACTCTAGACCCATTGTGCCTGGAttggtcgtcgaggcgccCGACATCGAACATGGCGTCGGTGTGTCCCCAAAGGCCATCAGCCGCCGCATGCAGAGGGGCAAGAGCGGTAACGATGGTCCTCGCTCTGTCCCTGGCGGACTTGATGCATGTCATGATGACCCtggccgccggagccgcaACCGTGGGAACCGCCGTGGTAATCCTCCCGACGGTGAAAAGGACTCTGTCACCAACGGTCAGCCACCCCCGCAGCCATTTCCCTTAGGTATCGGCACCCTGCACAACGACATGACTACCCATACTCGGGCTTCACGTTCCCGGCCACCAAGGGCAACTATTAGTCGTTCGATTCTCTCACTTCCTTAA